The Carcharodon carcharias isolate sCarCar2 chromosome 2, sCarCar2.pri, whole genome shotgun sequence genomic sequence GCTCTAACCTttggagtgggacatgaactcAACCTTCTCAATCAAATGCGAGAGCGCTACTACTGAGCCAAGGTTAACAGCTTTTGTGTAATCTCTGAATGATTGTTTTCTAGTCCACATTACAAAGAAATGATTTTTGAACATTTGTGTTTCTCTTTTTGATGCTTAGACTAGCCTCCCTATTAAACTACTTTTACTATTGAGAAGTATAGGGAAAGTACAGTGCCAAAGCTAGATGAGGAACTCTGGTGAATCAGGAAGTAATCTCTGGATGACATCAAGCTTGGACTTATTCTGTGGGTTTTACTTGGGCCAAGATCCTAATATAAGCTATACCTGCATTAATTTATGTAGAACCTGTTGTATCAAATTCCATCCTGAGCTTTTTGTTTCTTGTCAATTTCTTCATCAGATTTATCTTAAGGTTTTGATGTTTTGCTAGAGTATGGCTCCATAATCATCAATCATGCACTGAGCTTGACCAGTTGGCCATTATCTCACCTGAATCTTGACAATGATGTTGGCGGACTTTTGCTACCATTGGGTCATCACAGCTGTACTTAATCTTGGTCTCATTGTGACAAATACTGTGGAGGACTTGCTGAATAGCCATCAGGAGTAGGAATTTGTGCCATTTCCCACATCCTAACCCAGAGCCTTGGGATCAGTTGTTGTGTCCCATTGTTGCTATGGCTAAGATCAGCTAACCTAGCAAAGACTCAGAGATCCATTCTGGCAGCGACTGATCTTTGTAACTCAGGTGATGCATTTATCCAACAAATTATTGTAAGAGCCATTTATATACTTACCTTTAATTATAGCTGTGCAAACAAAGTCATAGCTCTGATCACCAACTTGAAGGTCAGTTTACCTCCTGAATGAACCCAAGCCAGTGTTTACTTAACATCAGCTATACTTTGTAGTCTTCAAGGGGGACACTATGGCAGCAGTCAGCTATCCTGAAACCTGATGGTCTTGGAAGCAAAGCCTATTTGCTGTTGAGTAAACACTGATTAGATTCATACATGGGTTAACTgaccttttgaaatcattgatcatttcCATTTCCACACCCTTGTAGGCAGCGAGCCCCACGTATTTACCACTTGTGTATGAACGTTCTTCCTCGCATCATCCTACATCTCTTGCTCAAAACTTTAAAtatgtgtcccctagtccttataCCATCAGCCAGTGGGAACAACTTTCCTTTGTctgccttatctaaacctgtcataaccctgtacatctctattaaatttctcttcaacttcctttgctccaaggagaacaacccaggCTTCTCCAgactaaccttgtaactaaaatccctcattcctgaaaccattctggtaaatctcctctgcaccctctcaagaactcttgcatccttcctaaagtgtggtgaccagaactggatgtaatactctagttgtgacctaaccagagctttatgaaGGTTCAgtataactcccctgcttttacAATCGATACCTCTGGTCATGAAGCCCAATATCgaatatgctttgctaactactctctcaatatatcctgacaccttcaaagatctatgaaAGCGAATCCCAGGTATCTGGACGTTGTGGGCTAACAGACCACAGAGGAAACAAAGCCATAACTGAGCAGTGCCAAAATAAGATGAGTTAGGAAGATgcaaacaggagtaggccattcagtcccttgactTGAGCCTGTTCTACTATTCGGTGTGAACAGTATTGATCTGCGATCTAACTCCATAaatctttgccccatatcccttaagttagcaaaaatatatcaatctctgatttataattaatttattttgtgtCAGCTGCCATATATGGATGAAAGTTCCAAAGGTCTATCATCCTCTGCGTAGATGtatttcttaatttcactcctgaaaggactGGCTCCAAGTTTTAGatcctatctattccccttaatatctttaaAGCGCAATCAAATCattccttaatcttctaaactccaggaaatataactcttttcttcttgtaatttaacccttggagtgcAGGTATCAATCCtagtaaatctacactgcactccctccaaggccaaagTATTCTTTCtaaggtgtgatgcccagaactgctcaaggtaattccaggtgtagtctaaccagggttttgtatagctgaagcatgactccAACCCTCTTGTATCCTATTCCTCTAGATAGGACAGCATTGCATTAgcctttttgttttttatttattctttcatgggatgtgggtgttgctgtcaaggccaacatttattgtccatccctaattgcccttgaactgagtggcttgctaggccatttcagagggcagttaagggtcaatcacattgctgtggatctagagtcacatgcaggccagaccaggaaggtagatttccttcccattagtgaactagatgggtttttaagacaatcaacAACGGCTTCATAGCCACTGTTACTGAACAAATCTTCCTTGAGTGATCTGTCAACATACAGGCTGCAACAGGTATCAGGACAGCAGTAGCAGTGCCAGCAcaatagcttttaattccagattttattagttaaatttaaattcctccagctgccattgtggatttgaacccatgtccctagagcattcgcttgggcttctggattattagcccagtgacactaccactatgccatcTCCTGTTATGATTTTCTGTACCTAAtcatgacattttaataatcTGTGTACCTGGACCTTCAAGTCTCTTTAGACCGCCGCTGTTTCTAGGTTTTCGCTGTTTACAAAGTCCCCTGTTCTATCCTGTTTAGTTCCAAAgtagatgacctcacatttgcttacattgaaatccatttgtcatAGTTTTCCCATTCATTTAATCAATTAATATCTCTTTTTAAACAGTgtagaggaaaggttggacaggctaggcttgtatctactggaatttagaaaagtaagaggcgaTTGGTagaaatgtataagatcctgagaggtcatgacagggtggatgtggagaggatgtttcctcttttggaagaatctagaattaggggtcttccctcaaaaggtggtagaagcagagtctttgaatatttttaaggcagagctagatagattcttgataacctttcacccccttgtttatcaggggtaggtgggaatgtgaagttgagattacaatcggattggccatgatcttattgaatggtggggggggggctcaaagggccaagtggcctagtcctcctaattcgtatgttcatgtaGATGGTAAACTTACAATGAtcttgtgtcatctgaaaatttgtgACTTCCTATCCCATCCTTTAGTCAATATGTCGCTGTTGCAACAGAAATCTTGTGTGACAAGTCACATTCTGCTAATTAGAGTTTCCATCTGTTACCCCTACTCTTTGTTCCCTTCCACGCAGTCAGTTGCTAAGCAGGTCAATAATATGCCTTCAATTTCATGAGCTTCAACTTCAGCTAGTCGTCTTTTCTGagtgactttatcaaatgccttctggtgCTGTGTATAGGCAGGGATGAGACTGGGCGGAGCGGGCTATCATCAATTTCACATCTTGTTTTGTAACAGAAATGTTGTGCAAGTCTGAGAGTCCATGTGCaggggcaacagcagcagcattccCGCAAACTGATGGTCAGAGGCCGTTCAATGGGTATCCATCAGGAGCAAATTACTCAGAAGACACATTAGCATGGAAACCATTAGTGTTGCTAATACCTCTAAGGCTGGGACTCAGCGAGATCAATGAAGCATACATCAAAACACTGAAGGTACAGTTTTTTCCCCTCACAGAAGGCACTGGACTTGTAAGAagaataaaaagggaaaaaaattgtgaatgctggaaatctacacaatttttcagcacagaaacagaccattctgaCAAACAGGTCAACGCAGGTGTTTATGCTCTGCATGAGTCAAACTGCGACCGTGGTAAACTATCTCTTATCTTTCTCGACCTGCCTGCAGCCTCTTACAcaattgaccacaccatcctgctcCAGCGCATCTCCTTCATCACCCAGCTGGGTGGGAATGCAATCACaaggttccattcttatctatttaatcataaccagagtatcacttgcaatggtttctTTTCCCGTTCTCGCACCATTACCTCCGGAATCCCCCCACACTCTACTCTTGACCCATCCTATTTCTCATTAAATGCTAAACCTTAGTAACAACATCTTAAAAAGCAACATCAGATTTCATATACGCTGACGACACCCAGATGTACCTCTCTCTTGCCTctgatttgtcacactgcttgttTGACGTCCACTGTATGAGCAAAAATTTcccccaactaaatattgggaagtcaTTGTCTTTGGCCTCCGTTGCAAACTCAGTTCCCTAGCCCATGACTACATCTCTCTAATCTCTCCTGCCTACCCCAGGCTTTCACTTTTGTccttcctctcccctttccctgcctctgaactTGCTTAAAGCCTTTTGGGTTGCTAACCGTTCCAGTGCTGATGATGTCATccacccgaaacgttaactctgcttctgtctccacagatgctgccacacctgctgagtgtttccagcattttctatttttattatcgatcccatccctctccctagttactgtctgaggctgaacctgaCTGTTGCAATCTTGGCATCCTATttaaccctgagctgagcttctgactcTATATCCACTCCATCACCAGAACCACTAACTCCACTTCCAGAGCATTGCctgtctctgcccctgccttGGCTTAGCTgatactgaaaccctcatccatgcttgcGTTATTAGAGTTTAATGTTCCGTTGCTCTCCTTGACAGTCTCCAACTTACACCCTCTGCAACTGGAGCTCATCCAAAACGCTGTTGCTGTATTCCATCTTGCCAAAATCCtgttcacccctgtgcttgctgacctacattgacttgTCCACCAACACATCAAATTTAATGTTCTCATGCTCgtgttcaagtccctccatggacTCACCCCTCTGTATCTCTATAACCTTGTACAATCAGCAACCCCCCAAGATCTCGGTGCTTCTCCAATTCTcttttcccccccccgcccccccagtccCCCAGCCTTGTGTCCCACCTGTGTCTTCAGCCCTCATCTACCTTCACCCTGGCTCCATGTCTGTTTCAGTCACTAATTTGGGTTTCTTTTTCAGAAATGTTTCATGATGCCACAATCTCTTGGAGTCATCGGTGGAAAACCCAACAGTGCCCATTATTTCATTGGATATGTAGGTCAGTTAATGCTGAAATATGCCTTCACTCCTGTCCATTGCGAATGGCCATTACAAAGTTTCAGCCAAGTGGAAACTCTTATGTTTTAAACTGGGCAGTGGTGCAGTGGGAACTAAGTAGTGAACCATGGGAGGGTGGTAAATGTCAGACCAAGTGGGATGTAATGCACGTTTCCCTAGTTATAGTTCCTGTAACATTTTGCCATCAAACTATTAGTGTCTTCTGATtcaccatcagcaatgcctcaggAGTCTGCCAGTAAAATTGCTTTATCTTCTGAGTTGTGCTTTGAAATTACTCAATAAAAGCGTGATATTATGCATCAAATACGTCTCCAAAATATTCTCAGAACAGTACAATTGGCTTCTAATTCTTGAGTGTACAGCAAACAGATAAAACCCTTGGTGTTTTACTGCTTGTCAGCTATGCAAAGAGCAACTTCTTCAAATACTAATGTTCTGTACAAATGAGCTAATGATTACTTTTACAAATAATGGTTTGTAACAATTCTGTACTTGATAACTAACGTGACTGTAACTGGCCTTGTTTCTGCCAGATACTGCaaattgtgtacacacacacacgttggaAGTGTCACCAAGAAGTCATGTGAAATCTTTGATATCTTGGATTTGTAAATGGATCCTTTGATAAGAGCCAACTACTTACATAAATATTCTTCTGTCATTTGGTTTTGCAGAAGATGAACTGATCTACCTTGACCCACATACAACACAGCCTGTGGTGGAGCCATTTGAGGACTTTTCTATTCCAGATGAGAGCTTCCACTGTCAGCACCCACCTTGTAGAATGAGCATCTGTGACCTGGACCCTTCCATCGCAGTGGTATGTGCACCACGTCAGTGCTGGTTGCGCATAAAAACACTTTTTTGCTAATCCAATATAGCCAGTTTGAGGTTTATAAGGATCTCTTTGCAGTGCTTTGGATGGTAATGAGCTGTCAGACCAGCAAATAGCACTCAGGGATTAAGATGATCTCTAAAGGATGTATGAATAATGAGTTGCTGCTGGAACTTGCATTGAACAAAATATAAATGAACCTGTAGAAAGAGAAATCCATCTAGCACCAggaccagggagagaaatcatggggctccgatgcttctcctgtttctgggtcccttattcccctcccctcaatcatgcatgctattttttcccctttcaagattcaccaaccaattcaccaaacaatcacagaaaggtcctGGTAAAATGATGGCGTCCATTGTTGGCACCTGGTGACAACTATCAATGATATAATGCAGTGTTGGTTTGTATGCACCCTATAGGTGATCCCACTGCAACtattaaataaaccagagtaCAAATTTTAGTTTAACAGCATCTCGCAATATTgctaatttgacaggaaaatatcccattagttatttgTAACATTGCAGACaataacactgattttggtgTCTGTCTCATTAACATGTTTTTTGGATACGGTGATAGTAAATTCAAATTTaagggaaagattcaatacttgcaacccagattGCAAGAAAACTTCATGTTTTTTATATATTTTGACCATCTGTTCTGTATAGAAAAGAAAGATCATCTTCATGCTGCAGCTTTCATTGTTGGAGACTTGtagaagggaaagagggagggagggaggatggtccCATTCACTTCCTGCTGCCTAAGCTCCCTCCTCCGTCCctggacacactgacacagcacgagCCTAAGCTCCCCTGGGCCTGCTCTGGCCTCATTACCAGCGGAGATTCCCTGCTGCTGTTCCAGAAGGCCAAGAAGTGGCAGCAGAAAATGGAAGACGTTGTCGCAAATTGTTCAGCGTAGCTGAAAGATTCCTGCATGGTGGCCTTAATCAGAATCATGAAGGTTGGAAGCCGCAGCGCAGCAACTGACAGGCTGACGGttctgatttttgttttaaaagccGGTCTTTCAGGTCAGCAGATTTTGCCTCTGGCTGCTCAGGACAGATGAATTCCATTTGCAACATCGAGCCTGGGCACCCTTAGCCctggtgttttatacaggctGTACCCAGCTCTCCCAGGCCCAGTCCAGCatatttactttaaaaaaaattacatttcgaCACTTACCTCCCCTGAAAGAAATATTAATATTGTCTTGTTTCTCAATAATGTGTGTTCCAGCACAAACAGTAGCCAGTGAAAAGCAATGTCGCTTTGGGGACTGGGTGGCGCAAGGTCCAGCAGATTGTCTTGTCTTTGGGCCTTGGGTTAATGCTCTGTTCAAACCAATGGAATAAAACTCGGTTGGAGAATTGGTTCTGGGAACTAGagtgcagggggagggagggaggttgtggCATTTAAAAGCATAAATGGTTGTGGTGTATTCAATATTTATACCTAGGAAATTTGTAAATCTAATTTAAGTTGGATTAATGTTCACTGTTTGCACCTTTCCATCTTCAATCTCTGAATAGAAAAAAACATTAATATAAGAATAACCTGATAATAGAGTAATGGAAGATGCAAATTGTGGAAAGGTGCTTTGTGTTGTCAGGAGTCCCCTGCATTGGGTCAGGGGCAGTAAGTCCACAGCAGCTGCTGAGCATCCTTGGAGCATGTTTGCATTGATTGTAAATGTGCCAGCTGATAATCCCCACATTGCTGCTTGGAGCAGCCATGTTTAATGCACTTGCAGATTTGTCCTGGTAGCTGTGACCTCAATTACCCCTTGCATAAATTCCTCTCTCCTACCGAATAGAGGTACTGCTGGGATTAGCCTTTAGCAATATGAGGAGGATCAGGAGTGCAAGATTGCTTATCATATAGGTAATGTTCAATTAAGCATTCTTCAATCCTCCACAAACCAGTTACCTACCcgcatcctttctctctctctctctctcccccccccccaccccgtatcTCAAACTGCCCTCTCCATACTCCACCTCGATACCCCATGCTCTGCCTCCTCACCTTGATACCTTACATTGAGCTTTTGTACAGCCCAGGATGGATGAAAGACCCCATGCCTCCACTGGGTTTTCTGAGTAGTATGCAATGTATGCAGGCTGCTTCCTGTTCATGATCAACAGTCTGCTGGTGGATGCCAGAGATGGGTGACTATCTGTGAACACAATGCTGGGTGTTGATCCTTGACTGCTTTGTTTGTTCTCCTGCAGGGCTTTTTCTGCAGCACAGAGGAGGATTTTAACGACTGGTGTAAAAGAATGAAAATGGTACGACTAATTctttaaaaattaattggatCCTCACAACCAAACTTTTCTTCAGGTGGTTCTGTTAATCTGTTCACCTTCATATGTTCCATACAAAGCAGCCATGTGGTCACAGAGCCGAGAAAGCATCAAACACAGGAAGAGAGACAGTTTCCTCATCCCTGTTTTTAATAGTAAAACAACTTGTAGAGATTCTAGTATCTGAGCATGCCATTACACAGCAGCAATTTAAAATGTTCAAAAGTGTCTACCTGAATTGGAACTGTCAGCCATGGCCCAATGGTGGCActctcacctgagtcagaagTTTATACTGACTTTGCCTCCATATGCTTCAAAAAAATGTATCCCATTTCCTGTGAAGAACTTGTGAACACCCTGAAGAAGGGAGGGGAGGTTTATGGATGCACTTTATTTTCCATGGTAGATTGCCCATGGCATTCCTCAAGGTAAGTCAGGCAATCTTATTTTGAGGGCACGGGTGCTATACCCTGTAATGCAACATATAATGTGGTtcacacttaactgccctctaaaatagcctagcaagctactTGGTTGTATCAAACCAATACAGAAAAAAAGCAccatgggtatacctacaccacatggactgcagcggttcaagaaaacagcccaccatcaccaccttgaaggcaattagggatggacaatatatGTTGGTGCTGCCAGCGATACTCATGTCCCAAGAAGGAATAAAAACAAGATTATTCTAATGAGAGGATGCTATGCTCCTTTTAAGGCAACAAAGTAATTAACTAAACAAAGACTTTGGTCTTTGAGTTCAATTAATGTTTAAGGGAATATCACTCATTGGCTTTAAGCTGCAGCTAAGATCTAAAGTTAAGGTTTTGTGGAAAAAAATATGGCCTTTGCCAATGCAGATGGACCAGTTTTAATATTACTGGTAAACTTCTAATGGTGTTGTACCGTAAATCAGAAAGTATGCTGTTTTATAAATACAGGGTCATTAATACCACATCAACACAGTAATATTTCTCTGCTAAAGAGTTTCTTTAAGATTACAGCCTCTAATTGATGCAATAAATATTTTGTCCTCcttgagagtttttttttacaagataaaTTCTATTTTTAATGATATGGCTTCCTAGGAATTTGCCATTTGTTTTGGGGTTTGAATTCCATGCTTGTCCATTTTTCCCTGAGAACCTTAAATGATTGGCCTTGATTGTCATTGCATGTTCCTCATATCTGTGATATGAACGTTCACCTCATGGGGGTTTATTCTACAACATCCCACCTGTCACTCTGTGTGGTTCAGCACTAATTTAGTATATAACCAGCCCTCCCACATATTGTACATTTGCTGTTGGAGCAAAGCTTGGTCCGTTGCCAGTCTCACTTAGAACTTCTCTCACTTGGCAGATTTCACAGGAGAAGGATGCGCTACTGATGTTTGAGCTGATGGATTATCAGACTGCTCGCTTCCCTGATGTCCATTGTCTTACTCCCGGTAACAAAATGCTTCTATTGAATTCAAGTCCATTGCTGTTGTGTGAGCTGCACTAACTCAACCTGAGAATGTTAAAGTAACcagaatctgtctgtcttcaGACTTTACAGATTCCGAAAGGCTGGAACGATTCTTTGATTCTGAAGATGAAGATTTTGAGATCCTCTCGTTATAAAACAGGACCATTTTTGAGTTTAATTTCTCGAGAGCAAAGTGTTTGGTGATTCTCATGCTGCCAATATTCTGAAGGATTGGCAAATTGGCACAGGTTTCATGGATTCACATCATTACCATCAGTGCACTGGGATCCTCAGATGGTGCGCAATGTTCTGGTCCCCACTGAGAGGATATATCCCTCATCTGTGAGCTCAGATCATCCTGTAGACTATTTGATGACTAAATGCAAACCTGCCTCTGCTTTACCAACACATATTTATCATGTTCTTAAGCAACAGTTTTTTGTTGTACTTTAGAAATGTATTTGGAGGACATCATTTGAAAGCTCCTGGGATTTTATCCAGCAGCTTGTTCATCAGTCCTGCAGCAACAGAATGGTATCCTGTTGGAGCATCAAGAAAtaaaaaggaaaattggacaagATTGCAGGCAGCTTGGATTCTCTGCTCTGTCATGTCGACAAGAACTTGTGTTAAACCATCTCTCTTCATACTAAGTTGGGTCCATTAAACCCGAGTTAGACAGAGAATTGTAGGTAAACCTCGGATTGTTAACGTTCTGGTATAGGAGGATTTTCCTTAAAGGGGTGTGACTGCTGGCTTCCTGTATAATTGGGGTGATTCATTTCCTCTTAAAGGGGTATGACCAATTGCCTTTGTTAGCTTATGCTCTCTTAATGGGCTTGAAACAAACCAATTTGACCAGTGTGTGGTAAGAAGAAAAGGCTACACTGTGGTTCACCTGTATTTAACAAGAAGGAAAGGCCACACTGTGGTTGACTATGTTTGGTGAGAAGGAAAGGTCATGCTGTCTTGTGGATTAATTATCGTGTTCAATTTTGTTCTGTTTATAAGGGCAGGtttgggaggcagagagagtagCTCAACAGTGCCACTACCACTAATCTTACAATTGTTTTTGGATCTTAATATGTGTTGGACTTGATCCAAATTAAATTGAGGACCAAATGACATGCATCAGTCCTTTAGAGCAGGTTACTGAATCATAATCAGGGACATAAGCATAGTACAAGTCCCAGCCCTGTCTACTGGCTCCCAGTTTCACCATGCCTACATTTAGCTAATGGAGGTAATGATGCTGATGAACAGATGGGCCCAGTTTGATGTCTGTCCCAATGTATTCTTTCTGACTATATTTGAAGAAGAGCCTGCTATTAAtatggggaggaggggagtgatgacaGATGACTTAACTTCCAATGGACTCCATATTCATTAGAAGGGAGGTTGTTTGCTGCTGTATTAAAGAGTAGAAATAGTAAAGCACAATAGTAAATAGTATTGGTTGCCATTAAACCCACAAAATATTTCAGTTAACCAGTTCATATAATTAACATATAATATGAACTGTTTTAATTGTATGAAGTATATTTGCTGCTGTTGACATTGTGATTATATCAGATTATTGTTTTAATAACTTATCAATGCATAAAAACATTCAAGCAAATAAGTGTTTATTGGTGTGAGATGAAGAGAGGGGTAAAGAATATTACTACAACTTTAGATACTAAATTCTTTTAGTCAGTCCTCCCCAAGTTATTAACCTTTTTAGAAAAGAGGCTGGTGCTGGCTATCTGCCATGTTAATAGGGTTGCCATGGTTTTGTGTCAAGATTGACTGTGACAGCTTGTTTAATACAGGTGACAGTTAATAGGGATTTGGACATGTTCTCAACTTCATTGAAAAGGAAAGTACAATTATTGTGGAAAAGGGCCAATTCTGCCAGCCCATTTATAGTTACTGTAAACTAGCACCTATTTTGAAGAGGCTGACAAATGGACTGCTGAAATTATAATGTATCTGAATAAATTGTTTAAAATAATGGAATAATAGTGGAACAGATTGTATTTTGCTTTCGGCTGATGTGGGGAGACTGCATTCTCAACTTTCCTTTCCTTCTTGACTGGCAGTTAGTTTCAACTGAACAAGTTTGAACCCGTGTTCAAAGTGCAGTCAGTTACTTGTAGAAGCCCCATACTTCCTATGACCTGAAACTTGCAGTTATGTCTGCCATAGATTAACAGTTGCTGTGATATTTTGCACTAAAGACCCACAAGTCTATAAATAACCATGTTTTTCAGCTTAAACTAATAGTTGAATTTACTTATACGTGAGGTAATTATGCCAGAACTGGAAGCAACACAGAAGGCAATCCTCATTAGGGTTTCACACCTGCTAAGGCCTAAGCCAATGCTTCTTTGAATGTCAACTGGAACAAAACTCTGATAATTCAGCTCATTTAAAATTAGctttatttccttcctcagtctgCAAATTTgcataattaacatttcaaaaactAGGAACAGAAGTAGCTCTTACTTAGGAACAGGGGTTGCCCTTACACCCCCTTGATCCTACTCCAACATTCAATTATATCctagctgatctgtacctcaaatcCATttatccatatcccttaatacccttatcCTAGATGAATCTACCATTGAGTCTTGAAAGCTTCAGTGActcccagcatccacaatattttgggggagagaattcaagGTTTCCACTACCCTTTATTTGAAAAATTGTTTCCCAATT encodes the following:
- the atg4b gene encoding cysteine protease ATG4B isoform X2, giving the protein MDAATLTYDTLRFGDFEDFPETTEPVWILGTKYSALSDKDEIFADVTSRLWFTYRKNFSPIDWRWANRKQQRDEYYNILNAFLDKKDSYYSIHQIAQMGVGEGKLIGQWYGPNTAAQVLKKLTFFDNWSSLAVHVAMDNTVIIDDIKMLCKSESPCAGATAAAFPQTDGQRPFNGYPSGANYSEDTLAWKPLVLLIPLRLGLSEINEAYIKTLKKCFMMPQSLGVIGGKPNSAHYFIGYVEDELIYLDPHTTQPVVEPFEDFSIPDESFHCQHPPCRMSICDLDPSIAVGFFCSTEEDFNDWCKRMKMISQEKDALLMFELMDYQTARFPDVHCLTPDFTDSERLERFFDSEDEDFEILSL
- the atg4b gene encoding cysteine protease ATG4B isoform X3: MLRCGQMIFAQALICRHLGRDWRWANRKQQRDEYYNILNAFLDKKDSYYSIHQIAQMGVGEGKLIGQWYGPNTAAQVLKKLTFFDNWSSLAVHVAMDNTVIIDDIKMLCKSESPCAGATAAAFPQTDGQRPFNGYPSGANYSEDTLAWKPLVLLIPLRLGLSEINEAYIKTLKKCFMMPQSLGVIGGKPNSAHYFIGYVEDELIYLDPHTTQPVVEPFEDFSIPDESFHCQHPPCRMSICDLDPSIAVGFFCSTEEDFNDWCKRMKMISQEKDALLMFELMDYQTARFPDVHCLTPDFTDSERLERFFDSEDEDFEILSL
- the atg4b gene encoding cysteine protease ATG4B isoform X1 is translated as MDAATLTYDTLRFGDFEDFPETTEPVWILGTKYSALSDKDEIFADVTSRLWFTYRKNFSPIGGTGPTSDNGWGCMLRCGQMIFAQALICRHLGRDWRWANRKQQRDEYYNILNAFLDKKDSYYSIHQIAQMGVGEGKLIGQWYGPNTAAQVLKKLTFFDNWSSLAVHVAMDNTVIIDDIKMLCKSESPCAGATAAAFPQTDGQRPFNGYPSGANYSEDTLAWKPLVLLIPLRLGLSEINEAYIKTLKKCFMMPQSLGVIGGKPNSAHYFIGYVEDELIYLDPHTTQPVVEPFEDFSIPDESFHCQHPPCRMSICDLDPSIAVGFFCSTEEDFNDWCKRMKMISQEKDALLMFELMDYQTARFPDVHCLTPDFTDSERLERFFDSEDEDFEILSL